Within Rhipicephalus microplus isolate Deutch F79 chromosome 9, USDA_Rmic, whole genome shotgun sequence, the genomic segment GTTTCATTAACAAAGGAATTATTTTCGCGATTCTCCACTCAGGCGGAATCCATAAATGCCTAAAGGAGTGGTTAACTATTGCAAATAAATCTTGAGGCGTTACTTTATGGATTATTTTTATCACCGATTAAGTTATGCCATCAAGGCCTGGTGCTGAATCAGGCAATATTTTCACTACTTGTGCTATTTCCGACGATGTAATCTCTTCAACGTCATCGCTGTTAACAGGGCACGGCGAGTGGTAAAAGTAAGCAGCCGTGAAGTGTCACAGCCCTTCAGCAATATTTTGCAGAGAAGTAGGCAACTCACTTGGCGTTGAGACTATCGATTCAAGGTTTGTTGGTGGTGCGATTACTTTTTTGGCTTTAAGCAAGTTGAAAAGTGATTTCCTGTGGTCGGGCTTTGAAAGGAACCCGGAACGTTAACTATCATATTGAGCCTTCGCAGCAGCAACTGTTCGCTTAAAAAGTTCAGGCGCGTATATAAAATTTCTCCAGTTTTTAAGACACTGGTTAGAGCAGTTTTCGCCACGCCGCTTTTCTTAGCCTGTGTTGAGGTGAACAATCAGACTTTTATCAATTATTCAAAAGACGTTGTTTAGAGCTCACATAAAACTCACATAGAACTCACATATAAATGGGAGCGCAAAAACTCACGAAATAAAAAGGACAGAAGAGACAGAGACCTAAACTGTGAATTTAGCTTTACTTAAAGATTGTTTTATATCATACAAGCTAACATTTCGCTATTTGTTTTCCTCGGTTCGTTTTGAGAAAGCCAAAAATAGTGTTTCTTCAACCGCATTGATTTGAATTGATGTGAGAAGTGGGCTGCCTGATTACAGGAGTCACGGGACATACAAGATCAAACAATTTAGGAAAATGGTCGCTATTTGTACCCGAGTTCAAAGTAGACCATGTAGAAATACAGAGGCTAGGACTACAGAAAGTCAGATCACTGGCAGAATGAGACTGATAGCACCCAAACGTGGAGAATCGCTACCATTTGCGTGAGCATCGGagcgatgcttttttttcagtgggggatTAATGCCACCTTGCCATGAATTGCATGTGGCGAGCACGAGCCTGCATTTAGGAGAAACAAACGAGGAAGTCGTTTTTGGGACAGTGCGTGCTCTCGCCGAGGCGTTTAGTTTTGTGTCGCGTGACTGACCTACGTCTTTGAGACCATACGAGGTATTCCTTACCCGAAGTCCCTCTTTTTCACGCGCGACAATACGATGACGATAATactttttttatatgcgaagcatttcttagcgaacttcggcgactttgagcgtatctatctatctatctatctatctatctatctatctatctatctatctatctatctatctatctatctatctatctatctatctatctatctatctatctatctccgcctacgacttatagctcttCTGGTcgtttgaataatggtatcgataccaaacttggtatggcataacatggctgtatgaagaacatatttgactaggcataacatgcaaatcatgaaatgtatgtcatgaatgtcatgattcacatttcatggtcctgcagctcttacgatgatttcgttcacatggcatgttgcaaaactggtatggtatggcatgattgcatggcgaacacaagagacagaccctaacatgaaaatcatgacatgcctgtcatgtaacaacatgactacatgccacgctcatgatgcgctcacggccgttttgctagcgtcacatataccaaatttggtatcatcatcatcatcatcagcctgactacgtccactgcaggacaaagggctctcccatgttccgccagttaaccaggtcctgtgcttgctgctgccaatttatacccgcaaacttcttaatctcatctgcccacctaaccttctgtctccccctaactcgcttcccTTTTCTGGCAATCCAGCGGTTATCCACTGGATTGCCAGAAACCACTGGTCCTTAATAACCTTAATAACTGCTGGTCCTTAATGACCTTAATAACCGCTggtccttaatgaccagcggttatcctgtctacgcgctacatgccaggcccatgttcatttcctcttctttatttaaaccatgatatccttaacccccgtttgtccccttatccactctgctctcttcttgtctcttaaggttacacctaccatttttctttctattgctcgctgcgtcttcctcaatttaagctgaaccctctttgtaagtctccaggtttctgcttcgtagctaagtaccggcaagatacagctgttatataccttcctcttgagggatagtggcaatctacctgtcataatttgagagtgcttgctgaatgtgctccacgccattcttattcttctagttacttcaaactcgttgttcggctctgcggttattacctgccctaagtagacatagtcttttacaactttaagtgcactattacctctctcgaagcgctgctcctttccgaggttgttgtacattactttcgttttctgcagattaattttaagacccacctttctgctctccttgtctaactccgtaatcatgagttgcaattcgtcccctgagttactcagcaatgaaatgtcattcAGGGTAATTCGGTATaccggacgtgaatggatgaataaggtataatactggtgcaatcatgataaacatgagatgtgtgtcatgtaacagtatgactacatgttacgctcatgatgcgctcgcggccgtttcgctagctttacatgtaccaaacgcGGTAATACGCGACGGGAACACATGATATAGGTAAAGACACATCCgggcatgataatcatgacacccgTACATGTCAAGTAACagcatgacttcatgccacactgataatgAGGTCGTGGTCATtccgctggcttcacatatgacaaagttggtattacgtgacgccaatcaaTGACGAAGGGAGACGTTAAttcccacatatcgatcaatgaTGAAgatatgttactggtgcaaacatgataatcatgagatgcatgtcatatgaaaatatgactacatgccacagtcaagtcgGCAATActttttgacgtgacgtggtgcgcgtgctcatcgacgttcatttcgtcgcgtcacgcagacgttgccatgccaggcgctggtcctgccatacactcgcaggcgcgtgccacgctgcgttgctttgacgcatgcgcgtttcagcacgtccggcatccCTAAATCACGAAAGGAGggatacgcagtgttgtctgggtaacgcgtccGCATAGTGTGATGCTACTCTTtggcattggcgcgaaatgcagcaggtCGCATCTCGCGCCGGGGGCCATCGAGCCGagccgacggacactggtcgcacctggcgCGAGGCTAGAGAGGGCTCGCATTTCGCTAACTTCGCGTCGCTGTTCCCCGGGTGCGCGTGCGTGAAAGCTACATTGAAGAATATTGgatccttcatgatgcactcgttgccgttttgctagctctacatataccaaatttggtgttacgtgacgtcaatgaatgacgaagtatatgactggggcaaacatgataatcctgaaaagcatgtcatgtaagaacaggacaacataccacgctcacagcgtccTCGAAGCTGTTTCTCTAGCTCGAcgtatactaaacttggtatcacctgacttgaatagatgacgaaggtaaacgacgcatcaaaacatgataatcatgacacggaagtcatgtacggcatcatttacctccacctcgtgttgttgtgctgattttaaagggacttcttaacatttctcattcatgcttcacatatcattgattgCCACTGTAGCTGGCATTTgccaatttttatttcgattCCTCTAGAAAGTGAACGAATGAAAGTCCATGGAGTGATAAATGCTGGCACAGTGCACGCTTTCTATacttcacaaaaattatgatttattgCGTAGCGGATACCTCACAAGTGTACCTGCATCCGTAGTTTCAAGACagtttagattgattgattggttgatgtgtgaagtttaacgtcctaaaatcaccatatgattatgagagacgccatagtggaaggctccggaaagtttgaccacctggtgttctttaacgtgcaccgaaagaGTTTAGAATGAACGTTAGAAAGgctctcttctagctttcaccCGGTCTCTGCTGCGTGGTCCGGGCAACAATAGAGCTTCCTAAAtaaacactagagggaactctggtgctataGTGTCAAaaaagctgcaacgcatggcgcttcagctagcatggaatgatgggtaatacacggatttgtctaaccttcgtacttcttGCTCCGTTTGCGTCTATGTGGCCtcgagctgttttctcacgaaagcaaaattgaaaaaaaaattcccgcAGTGGCGCTTCACAATATTATTTTTtgtaggcttaccatttcaactCGGGTCAAGAAGTTTTAAAggttttgttctttccttcgaaacgaaACGGGAACACAACAATAAATGAAGCCAgtagtacgattcgccgcccactAGTataaagactaggcaaatccctatactacacatcattcccattgcctctgaacgatcgcagtgccagagtcccttctagctaattttaggaaactctatgcacgcAGCCCAGGCGGTTTTAAGGCTAAACCTATTTTGCTCAAATAAGTGCCATGTCAGAAACATGCTCTTTATTGGGTCATTCAGCACCACCATCTTTACAAATTCATAAAAAGCAACCCGCCAGTGCTACATCACGACGAGAATAAAAAGGAAGACCACATCATCACGCCGAAGTGACAGCGTGACACAACGCTGAACTTGGCTGCGAGAACAGTGTTGTGGTGAGGTCTTCCGTCACGTAATCACCAAGATTGTGCGCTGGTGGGCTGCCAGTCTAGATGAACAAAATCAGGTTTTATATTTTCTACAATAGACAGTGTGCGATCGCCACAAGTCTACGCGTGAAACTTCGTGTCATATTGAGAAGCAACGCTCGCATAGAATTCGTCCGATGGTCTAGAACAAAATTTTTATTGAGCCTTTGGTTGTTAGCCAGACGTGACTCGAACATCTCAGCGACTTTTCTGTTGGTTCGGGTCTTTCTTGTTCAAAGGGCATTCGACGTGAGGCTTTAGGCGACCGGAACGCCCTGATCAAATATGACGACGAGGTCTCCGCGTTTTGTCGTATCCACAGGGTTGGGCAGACCATGGCCTTCAATGCGCCAGTTGGCACCGAACTGAATGACGCCATCTAGTGGAAGCGAGATCGTGTTTCCGGTCAACGTGGGCACATTAACTTTCCCACCCAGGGCACCCAGGGCGCTGTCCACCTTGGCCACGTAATAAATGTCCATGCCCTGAGACTTGAACAAAGGGTGCGGTTTGTAGCAGATGACAAACGTGACGTCCGCAGAAGCGGGTCGCTGCAAATCTACGTCTTGGAGTTTGAACACAATTTTCGATCCCTCTGGCAAGCCTGGCTTTACGTACACATTCAGTAGCTTCTCTTCAACCCTCGAAGTCGCGCCGCCAGCCAATGGCACCAGCCATGTCGTTTTTACTTTCTTGTTGCAACCCTGCAGAATTTCTTCAAGAGTGACGTAAAGAGGGCGTTCAGCAAGCGAGATTCCGGGTTTCTGGGGCTGGCTTGACAATCCGCTGCTGTTGTACCCCTCTGAAAGCGGCGCGTTGAAACCAAGAGATCCCTCAAAAATATTCTGGCAACAAGAATATGGTGCTGCCGAAGTTTGGAAAGGATGTACTACACCTGGGTAGTAGAAGTGTTGAAAACTCCCGTACGTCTCCGTGTGGCTGGAATAAGCGAAAAGAAAGCCCCAAAATGAGCGGCGTTTACTGGAACCCTGCTGACCACTGGAGCCGACGTTATAGGAGTAATGACTTGACTTGTAGGAACAAAAATACCCGGTGAAACGACCATCAGCGTAACTGTTACATCCGTCATTGTAACTGGCCCACACACTCCCTGGCCTGAACAGTCCGCTGCTGCTGCCGTCACTTGGGCGGAAATGTCCGTATGAGCGTTCAGTGGTACAGTGTTTCGGCGTGCTCAGAGCCTCGTAAGCCTCCTTGATTTCCCTGAACTTAATTTCAGCGTCCGGCGACTTGTTCTTGTCTGGATGGTACATGAGTGCGAGATGCCGGTATGCCTTCTTGACACTGTTCTCACTGGCGCCTTGGCGGAGGCCGAGTACGTTGTAGTAATCCTTCGCCATCTTCCACCAAAGACGTCAGTTACCACACGCACGAAACACTCGGCACTCTTTCGAGATGTTCATGATGATAAGAATGCCTCATTTGTGGCTTATGCCCGCTCAGGGGAATAGTCTAAGAAATGATTATGTTAATTATTGAGACGTTGATTAGCGCTGAATATCGACAAGCAAGAGAAAAAGAAGGTACGTAAAACGGAAAGATGGCAATAACTGTTTTTCACCCGTTATGATCAGACAGTACAGTCTTCATCTTGAACGGAAATGAACGTGATTAAAAAAACATTAAACTTTTCCCGTTGTGAAATAATCGATACAATATCAATACTCACACTAGAGGGAACCTAAAGTCTCATTCGGTTCGTTTCTCGAAGGTAAGCAGAAATGGCGTCGAAAGCGTTCTTCCGGCCGAAGCCCAATATAGAGAACCAGCGCTTGAGTTTCCACGACGCGGGCAGCGTCGCCCTGGCGGTCAAAGCGCGCACTTTTCAGCCGCTCTAGCTAATAGCTTGACTAATTATTCTCTATTATTATCCTAATGGGTCTACAAAATTGTATACAAATAAAAATTAGAGTATTGCTCTTTTTTAAGAAAAATTTtgtatatttaaataaatatatacatTAGATAAGCACCACCATTTCCTAGGCCATCGGTAATCTGTCTTGTATATATTATCCATTTCTCTAAAACTGCACAAAATTTTATAAAACCACTGAATTTTCAGCCAATcacccagagtgggtatgtgccacggtcTAGAGTTGAACATGAAGAAGAACAagacgagagtggcggctggtagaggcGGCCGAGACGTGCCCCATACGCACTTCTCGAGGTGGTATTGCAAAGTGGGGAAAGAAACGAGCAGCCCCTTTGGAAATAGCGGCGATTAGTTTGCTAGTTTCTTGAAGAGGAAGTAAAACATTAAAGAACTTCTAATAAGCCCAAGAAAAAGTAATATTTACAAACTGTACAGAATATACGAAGTTACGGACAGAatagtaacaacaacaacaaaaaaggaaacattttGGGATTGAACGTCTtttgtagggcgaccctacgggatTCGGCAGAGCCGATGGTGCGTAATACCCTAAGCCCGGTTCAGAAGACATTGCGAAACTCCGGAATCTCTTCACATTCCCTCGGTGCTCGGCCCTTACACAACTCTTCGGCAAATCGTTGCCTGGACACAGTATGCACTTAGTCTGTCAAAAACTCGCCACAAGGATGCCACCTTCGTGCACGT encodes:
- the LOC119164793 gene encoding dnaJ homolog subfamily B member 1, with protein sequence MAKDYYNVLGLRQGASENSVKKAYRHLALMYHPDKNKSPDAEIKFREIKEAYEALSTPKHCTTERSYGHFRPSDGSSSGLFRPGSVWASYNDGCNSYADGRFTGYFCSYKSSHYSYNVGSSGQQGSSKRRSFWGFLFAYSSHTETYGSFQHFYYPGVVHPFQTSAAPYSCCQNIFEGSLGFNAPLSEGYNSSGLSSQPQKPGISLAERPLYVTLEEILQGCNKKVKTTWLVPLAGGATSRVEEKLLNVYVKPGLPEGSKIVFKLQDVDLQRPASADVTFVICYKPHPLFKSQGMDIYYVAKVDSALGALGGKVNVPTLTGNTISLPLDGVIQFGANWRIEGHGLPNPVDTTKRGDLVVIFDQGVPVA